One Tautonia marina genomic window carries:
- a CDS encoding Fic family protein codes for MPVHYHLGKFPPRNIDWHRLIPLIGPASAGLARYDGLLSAIPNAQVLLSPLTTQEAVLSSKIEGTQVTIGEVLEIEAGGESERLTQPKRDDAEEVLNYRQAMRACVTAMQHRPLSQQLMRSAHSLLMQGVRGRDKSPGSYRKEQNWIGPKGCAIEEASFVPAATEHLQSGMDSWEQYLGSVAEPDKLTQLAILHVEFEALHPFQDGNGRLGRMLIPLFLYQHKLLASPDFYMSGYLEVNREEYCERLCAVSRDDDWTGWCAFFLKGVERQAFENERKAREILKLYERLKVDVVELTHSQHSIRAVDFIFQSPIFPSTLFTAHSEIPKATAARILRLLRERGVLATLREGRGRQPGIYAFRELLNIAEGKDVL; via the coding sequence ATGCCGGTCCACTACCATCTCGGGAAATTCCCTCCCAGGAACATCGATTGGCACAGACTGATCCCGCTGATTGGGCCGGCGAGCGCAGGGCTAGCCCGCTACGACGGGTTGCTCTCGGCCATACCGAACGCGCAAGTTCTCCTGTCGCCGCTGACGACGCAAGAGGCTGTGTTGTCCTCGAAAATTGAGGGGACGCAGGTGACTATCGGCGAAGTCCTGGAGATCGAGGCCGGCGGCGAGTCCGAACGATTGACCCAGCCAAAGCGTGACGACGCGGAGGAAGTCCTCAACTACCGGCAGGCGATGCGTGCCTGCGTCACCGCCATGCAGCATCGGCCTCTCTCCCAGCAATTGATGAGATCGGCTCACAGCCTGCTGATGCAAGGGGTCCGTGGGCGTGACAAGTCGCCCGGCAGCTATCGTAAGGAGCAGAACTGGATCGGACCGAAGGGTTGCGCCATAGAGGAAGCAAGCTTCGTGCCCGCTGCGACGGAGCATTTGCAGTCCGGCATGGATTCGTGGGAGCAGTATCTGGGAAGCGTGGCTGAACCCGATAAGCTGACTCAACTCGCGATCCTCCACGTGGAGTTCGAGGCTTTGCACCCCTTCCAGGATGGAAACGGGAGGCTGGGTCGAATGCTGATTCCGCTTTTTCTCTACCAGCACAAGCTTCTCGCGAGTCCTGATTTTTACATGAGTGGCTACCTGGAGGTCAACCGAGAGGAGTACTGCGAACGATTGTGTGCGGTTTCGCGGGACGATGACTGGACGGGATGGTGCGCGTTCTTTCTCAAAGGCGTTGAAAGACAAGCTTTTGAGAACGAGCGCAAGGCCCGGGAAATCCTCAAACTGTACGAGCGATTGAAAGTCGATGTCGTTGAGTTGACCCACTCGCAACACTCGATCCGAGCAGTCGATTTCATTTTCCAAAGTCCTATTTTCCCCTCAACGCTCTTCACGGCTCACTCGGAGATCCCAAAAGCTACCGCTGCTCGCATCCTACGCCTTCTGCGAGAGCGAGGAGTCCTCGCAACCCTGCGCGAGGGGCGAGGGAGGCAACCCGGGATTTACGCTTTTCGCGAGTTGTTGAACATTGCGGAAGGGAAAGACGTTCTTTGA
- a CDS encoding restriction endonuclease subunit S — translation QSKLWPAGTVCITIAANIAETAILGFDACIPDSIIGVVVDSSLANNKFLLYLLKSFKAHLQAQGKGSAQDNINMGTFESQPFPFPALSVQNEIVATLDMLVDGAQRLESLYRRKLAALDALKRSLLHRAFTGQL, via the coding sequence CTCAAAGCAAGCTCTGGCCAGCCGGAACGGTTTGCATCACGATAGCCGCTAATATTGCTGAAACAGCAATCCTTGGTTTCGACGCCTGTATTCCAGACAGCATTATCGGTGTCGTAGTCGACAGTTCTCTGGCTAACAACAAGTTCCTTCTATATCTTCTAAAAAGCTTCAAGGCTCATTTGCAGGCGCAGGGCAAAGGAAGCGCACAGGACAACATCAACATGGGTACGTTTGAGAGTCAGCCGTTTCCGTTCCCGGCACTCAGCGTCCAGAACGAAATTGTCGCTACTCTCGATATGCTCGTCGATGGAGCCCAACGCCTCGAATCCCTCTATCGCCGCAAGCTCGCCGCCCTGGACGCTCTGAAACGGTCGCTACTCCACCGGGCCTTCACCGGCCAACTCTGA